From the genome of Phytohabitans rumicis, one region includes:
- a CDS encoding FtsX-like permease family protein: protein MSAWRTAMRIAWRESRRAKGRSALVIAMIALPVFALSFAAASYDMFRLTPEEKVTRQLGAADALIRWETTGPLEQDPTGQGWSTSTEPRQDVVSEKDMLAALPPGSRVTPTQDGIVELRTATGVGSLNSAGLDLTSPLVSGRVKLLDGRAPASDGEVAITEKAVGRLGAQIGDTIQNPDGTKSWTVTGIVEFPDELYQTVVFRPGAVPSENGQLYAANQWLWDAPRPVNWEQVKQLNLRGMMIISRAVLLDPPPADASGVGYESSNVNGDAIAISGLIAGLGILEIVLLAGPAFAVGARRRRRDLGLIAANGGTPAHLRRIVLADGIVLGALGAAAGLVLGLALAFIARPLVEVHLVQARAGGYRIFPLALAGITLLAIGTGLLAALVPAFTAAKSDVVAALTGRRGAVRSRKRWLFTGLAMVVAGVAVTVFGAQRVNVNVILAGLVVGELGIVLCTPTLVGLIARLGRVLPLTPRIALRDTARNRAAAAPAIAAVMAAVAGSVAVGVYFSADEERNDSEYAEFMPHGHAYIHFDPRYVGPNSKPDDEPKAPPAMQSVAALARDTLPVRDAVVVAEIACPAGTPADVYCGLSPRMPKDRECPWFDDTGGPLSRDEQRQAVRDPRCQSDGGWYNASYGGLIATPDAVPALIGATGDDLARARATIEAGGVLVNDERYLVDGKVTLEIYDARQGDGTTTEEDRDRLPTVTVPGYAPTTGTRPPSAILSAGAARAANMAQQENSVVVATTRMPTQAEQDRLNGALRGLSEQFSLTVERGPDRSSDPTLLILAAAAGLITLGAAGIATGLAAADGRADLATLAAVGASPGVRRRLSLSQSGVIAGLGSVLGVVAGLGASAAVLTAYNQASADRWPQQTPYPIAVPWEPLVVVLLVPLVAMLGAGLLTRSRLPVETRRT from the coding sequence ATGAGCGCATGGCGCACCGCGATGCGCATCGCGTGGCGGGAGTCCCGCCGGGCCAAGGGCCGCTCGGCGCTGGTGATCGCGATGATCGCGCTGCCCGTGTTCGCGCTGTCGTTCGCCGCCGCGTCGTACGACATGTTCCGGCTCACGCCCGAGGAGAAGGTGACGCGCCAGCTCGGCGCCGCCGACGCGCTGATCCGGTGGGAGACCACCGGGCCGCTCGAGCAGGACCCGACCGGCCAGGGCTGGTCCACGTCGACCGAGCCGCGGCAGGACGTCGTATCGGAGAAGGACATGCTGGCCGCGCTGCCGCCCGGCAGCCGGGTGACGCCGACGCAGGACGGCATCGTCGAGCTGCGCACCGCGACCGGCGTCGGCAGCCTCAACAGCGCCGGCCTGGACCTCACCAGCCCGCTGGTGAGCGGCCGGGTGAAGCTGCTCGACGGCCGCGCCCCGGCCAGCGACGGCGAGGTGGCCATCACCGAGAAGGCCGTGGGCCGGCTGGGTGCCCAGATCGGCGACACCATCCAGAACCCGGACGGCACCAAGTCGTGGACGGTCACCGGGATCGTCGAGTTCCCCGACGAGCTGTACCAGACGGTCGTGTTCCGCCCCGGTGCGGTCCCCAGCGAGAACGGCCAGTTGTACGCCGCCAACCAGTGGCTGTGGGACGCCCCCCGGCCGGTGAACTGGGAGCAGGTCAAGCAGCTCAACCTGCGCGGGATGATGATCATCTCGCGGGCGGTCCTGCTGGACCCCCCGCCCGCCGATGCGAGCGGGGTCGGGTACGAAAGCTCCAACGTGAACGGTGACGCCATCGCGATCAGCGGACTGATCGCCGGCCTCGGCATCCTGGAGATCGTCCTGCTGGCTGGCCCGGCGTTCGCGGTGGGCGCCCGCCGCCGGCGGCGCGACCTCGGTCTCATCGCCGCCAACGGGGGTACGCCGGCACACCTGCGCCGCATCGTGCTGGCCGACGGCATCGTGCTCGGCGCGCTCGGCGCCGCCGCCGGGCTGGTGCTCGGCCTCGCCCTGGCCTTCATCGCCCGGCCGCTGGTGGAGGTACACCTGGTCCAGGCGCGGGCCGGCGGCTACCGGATCTTCCCGTTGGCGCTCGCCGGCATCACCCTCCTCGCCATCGGCACCGGGCTGCTGGCCGCGCTCGTACCGGCGTTCACGGCGGCCAAGAGCGACGTGGTCGCGGCCCTGACCGGCCGGCGCGGAGCGGTCCGGTCGCGCAAGCGCTGGCTGTTCACCGGCCTCGCGATGGTCGTCGCCGGCGTGGCCGTCACGGTGTTCGGCGCCCAGCGGGTGAACGTCAACGTCATCCTGGCCGGCCTCGTCGTCGGCGAGCTGGGCATCGTGCTGTGCACGCCCACGCTGGTCGGTCTGATCGCCCGGCTGGGCCGGGTGCTGCCGCTCACCCCGCGGATCGCGCTGCGCGACACCGCGCGCAACCGGGCCGCCGCGGCGCCCGCCATCGCCGCCGTGATGGCCGCGGTCGCCGGGAGCGTCGCCGTCGGCGTCTACTTCAGCGCCGACGAGGAACGCAACGACTCGGAGTACGCGGAGTTCATGCCGCACGGCCACGCCTACATCCACTTCGACCCGCGCTACGTCGGGCCCAACAGCAAGCCGGACGACGAGCCGAAAGCGCCACCCGCCATGCAGAGCGTCGCGGCCCTCGCCCGCGACACGCTGCCGGTCCGCGACGCGGTCGTGGTGGCCGAGATCGCCTGCCCCGCGGGGACCCCGGCCGACGTCTACTGTGGCCTGTCGCCGCGGATGCCGAAGGACCGCGAGTGCCCGTGGTTCGACGACACCGGCGGGCCACTGAGCCGGGACGAGCAGCGCCAGGCCGTCCGTGACCCGCGCTGCCAGTCCGACGGCGGCTGGTACAACGCCTCGTACGGCGGCCTCATCGCCACTCCCGACGCCGTGCCGGCGCTGATCGGGGCGACCGGCGACGACCTCGCCCGGGCCCGGGCGACCATCGAGGCGGGCGGGGTGCTGGTCAACGACGAGCGCTACCTGGTCGACGGGAAGGTCACCCTGGAGATCTACGACGCCCGCCAGGGCGACGGCACCACGACCGAGGAGGACCGCGACCGGCTGCCCACCGTGACCGTTCCCGGGTACGCGCCGACCACCGGGACGCGACCGCCCTCCGCGATCCTGTCGGCGGGTGCGGCACGCGCCGCGAACATGGCGCAGCAGGAGAACAGCGTCGTGGTGGCCACCACCCGGATGCCCACGCAGGCGGAGCAGGACCGCCTCAACGGTGCGCTGCGCGGCCTCAGCGAGCAGTTCAGCCTGACCGTCGAGCGCGGGCCGGACCGGTCGTCCGACCCCACGCTGCTGATCCTCGCCGCCGCGGCCGGGCTCATCACGCTGGGCGCGGCCGGCATCGCCACCGGCCTGGCCGCCGCCGACGGCCGGGCGGATCTGGCCACCCTCGCCGCCGTCGGCGCCAGTCCGGGGGTACGCCGCCGGCTGTCGTTGAGCCAGTCGGGGGTGATCGCCGGGTTGGGCTCGGTGCTCGGCGTGGTCGCCGGTCTGGGCGCGTCGGCCGCCGTGCTGACCGCGTACAACCAGGCGAGCGCGGACCGGTGGCCCCAGCAGACGCCGTACCCGATCGCCGTCCCCTGGGAGCCGCTGGTGGTCGTCCTGTTGGTCCCGCTGGTCGCCATGCTCGGCGCCGGCCTCCTGACCCGCTCCCGCCTCCCGGTAGAAACCCGCCGCACCTAA
- a CDS encoding nitroreductase/quinone reductase family protein produces the protein MRALTRRLGHGRWFARAMSALVPLDRLVGRLTRGRVVALGLVPSMLITTTGRKSGVPRQNPLLYVRDGDSFVVVGSNWGKTAQPAWALNLLADPTATVTLKGTDLPVRATLATGAERERLWQLLVAEWPAYETYVERAGGRDIRIFRLAPDA, from the coding sequence ATGAGAGCTTTGACGCGCCGGCTGGGGCACGGGCGCTGGTTCGCCCGCGCCATGTCCGCCCTGGTCCCGCTGGACCGCCTGGTCGGACGGCTCACCCGCGGTCGCGTCGTCGCCCTCGGCCTGGTGCCGTCGATGTTGATCACGACGACGGGGCGCAAGAGCGGCGTACCACGGCAAAATCCCCTCTTGTACGTCCGCGACGGCGACTCCTTCGTGGTCGTCGGCTCGAACTGGGGCAAGACCGCCCAGCCCGCGTGGGCGCTCAACCTCCTCGCCGACCCGACCGCCACGGTGACCCTGAAGGGCACCGACCTCCCGGTACGCGCGACGCTCGCCACCGGCGCCGAACGGGAACGGCTGTGGCAGCTGCTGGTGGCGGAGTGGCCGGCGTACGAGACCTACGTGGAGCGTGCCGGCGGGCGGGACATCCGCATCTTCCGGCTCGCGCCGGACGCCTGA
- a CDS encoding nucleotidyltransferase domain-containing protein: MAEPNPYLANPRWVVAEQVADAARRRFPAGVLAIGVHGSLAHGDDTDTSDVDLVVVTYKPGSGPRPVTRRVDGILVDLGVVGADEYLQHARTLSTSWPVAADRYVTTRPIYDPNGWLERLRDTHLGRLADAKSLEFTTLAREAWCRAASAHARAIRLTEWYETDTALLMIGESRLSAAMVVGLLSRTYFRNSADAVKRTGLAGVDMTELGAVLREQAKELANRGRPVDATVSQIFEA, encoded by the coding sequence GTGGCGGAGCCAAACCCGTACCTCGCCAATCCGCGGTGGGTGGTCGCGGAGCAGGTGGCCGACGCGGCGCGGCGGCGCTTCCCGGCGGGCGTGCTGGCAATCGGCGTACACGGCTCGCTGGCCCATGGCGACGACACCGACACCAGCGACGTCGACCTCGTGGTGGTGACGTACAAGCCGGGCAGCGGGCCACGGCCGGTCACCCGCCGGGTCGACGGGATCCTCGTGGACCTCGGCGTCGTGGGTGCGGACGAGTACCTGCAGCACGCGCGTACCCTGTCGACCTCGTGGCCGGTGGCCGCGGACCGCTACGTGACCACGCGGCCCATCTACGACCCGAACGGCTGGCTGGAACGCCTGCGCGACACGCACCTCGGCCGGCTGGCCGACGCCAAGTCGCTGGAGTTCACGACGCTGGCCCGGGAGGCGTGGTGCCGGGCCGCCTCGGCGCACGCGCGGGCGATCCGGCTGACCGAGTGGTACGAGACCGACACCGCCCTGCTGATGATCGGCGAGTCGCGGCTGTCCGCCGCCATGGTGGTGGGCCTGCTGTCCCGGACGTACTTCCGCAACAGCGCGGACGCGGTCAAGCGCACCGGTCTGGCCGGCGTCGACATGACCGAGCTGGGCGCGGTCCTGCGCGAGCAGGCGAAGGAGTTGGCCAACCGGGGCCGCCCGGTCGACGCCACGGTCAGCCAGATCTTCGAGGCATGA